Proteins co-encoded in one Leptolyngbya sp. FACHB-261 genomic window:
- a CDS encoding helix-turn-helix domain-containing protein, with the protein MSGKHLSDRELTLLQLYSGCYLSMQPQDFYLKWSVTHEEMARICRCSISTVDRWFLQGRNRRVAEPIYTYRLAEMDFLWESYEQIPKALRRRLCRQQSQQSEN; encoded by the coding sequence ATGAGTGGCAAGCATCTCAGCGACCGAGAACTCACCCTGTTACAGCTCTATAGTGGTTGTTATCTGTCGATGCAGCCCCAGGACTTCTATCTCAAGTGGTCAGTCACTCATGAAGAGATGGCAAGGATCTGCCGTTGCTCTATCTCAACCGTGGACCGCTGGTTCCTCCAAGGTAGAAATCGAAGAGTTGCTGAGCCGATCTATACCTATCGCCTTGCAGAGATGGATTTTCTTTGGGAGAGCTACGAGCAGATTCCTAAAGCCCTGCGTAGACGGTTATGCCGTCAGCAGTCGCAGCAGTCTGAGAACTAG